A single Lactuca sativa cultivar Salinas chromosome 8, Lsat_Salinas_v11, whole genome shotgun sequence DNA region contains:
- the LOC111911770 gene encoding formyltetrahydrofolate deformylase 1, mitochondrial — MSEISVEDDVDCSEFSKSEPKPVKVLIPENSVVFARISEIILRFKKKRLLFSKELTSLVEDDNVDKCDEYFWSIPIDNVDETKGLSEMTSWRTKGRYVAEPLNKVNSSYEKGRPSGTKNVPNYTSFEQAETPVKNEFVFDPIKWQRKQMNEDLLDLSKMFNAVKSLVRVPSVDPKYKIALLASKQDHCLVDLLHAWQDGKLPVQISSVISNHDKVGNTHVMRFLERHEIPYHYLSKSKEKNVEDEILGLVEDTDFLVLARYMQVLSGNFLKRYGKDVINIHHGLLPSFKGGNPSRQAFEAGVKLIGATTHFVTGELDGGPIIEQMVERVSHKDNLLSFIQKSENLEKQCLMKAIKSYCELRVLPYQHNRTVVF, encoded by the exons ATGAGTGAGATCTCTGTGGAGGATGATGTTGATTGTTCAGAATTTTCTAAAAGCGAACCTAAGCCTGTGAAAGTCTTAATTCCTGAAAATTCAGTTGTGTTTGCTCGTATTTCTGAAATAATTCTAAGATTTAAAAAGAAAAGGCTTTTGTTTTCCAAAG AACTAACGTCCCTGGTAGAAGACGACAACGTTGATAAGTGCGACGAATATTTTTGGTCAATCCCCATTGATAATGTAGATGAAACCAAAGGTCTCTCAGAAATGACCTCTTGGAGAACAAAGGGAAGATATGTAGCAGAACCGCTGAACAAGGTCAACTCAAGCTACGAGAAAGGGCGTCCGAGTGGAACCAAGAATGTTCCAAATTATACATCATTCGAACAGGCTGAaactcctgtcaaaaa TGAGTTTGTGTTTGACCCAATTAAATGGCAGCGGAAGCAAATGAACGAGGACTTACTTGACCTATCAAAGATGTTCAATGCAGTTAAATCGCTTGTTCGAGTGCCTTCTGTAGACCCCAAATATAAAATTGCTCTTCTTGCTTCTAAGcag GACCATTGTCTTGTTGATCTACTGCATGCTTGGCAAGATGGAAAACTTCCGGTTCAGATAAGCTCTGTAATCAG CAATCATGATAAGGTGGGGAATACCCATGTGATGCGGTTCCTTGAAAGACATGAGATTCCATATCATTATCTGTCCAAGTCAAAGGAGAAGAATGTAGAAGATGAGATATTGGGGTTGGTTGAAGATACAGATTTCTTGGTCCTTGCTAGATACATGCAG GTGTTGTCTGGAAACTTTTTGAAAAGATATGGGAAGGATGTGATCAACATACATCATGGCTTATTGCCATCATTCAAGGGAGGAAATCCATCTAGGCAG GCTTTTGAAGCTGGGGTCAAATTGATTGGTGCCACAACCCATTTTGTCACGGGGGAGCTTGATGGGGGCCCAATCATTGAGCAGATG GTTGAGAGAGTCTCGCACAAGGATAATTTGCTGAGTTTTATTCAGAAATCTGAGAATCTTGAAAAACAATGCCTTATGAAGGCAATCAAGTCATATTGTGAGTTACGCGTTCTACCTTATCAACACAACAGGACTGTTGTATTTTGA